In one window of Pelosinus sp. IPA-1 DNA:
- a CDS encoding MFS transporter produces the protein MFKNSARGSLGFHWKARYTVLSILWVGWLFSFLDRMVVSIALPFIGREFQLNAASQGMILSTFFAGYAIFQIPGGMLADKFGPRRVMAFAIVWWSVFTSLTGMVLSYPLMLICRFVFGIGEGCFPGSSFKTIAMYFPPKERATATAIQGSVNALGPAVASLVAAGIIAAFGWNMVFITLGIPGLVIGLAIWFYIKDNPAEHPHITPEELSELNLVSPDVSNSNISYQKITFKEFLQKPVLWQMLLIWFLFDITFWGFISWLPSYLMEVRGFSLLKTGFYGSLPFFIGTIGMLVGGYLSDCFKGNRKWLFIPSSLMAAFFIYMTFSVAASNMVIVYQSVAALFMFLAYAAFWGLVVDSIPADIMGAGSGMVNLGGQIAGLVSPFAMGHLIDLNKGSFDMAFAFLAIAAIGSAVVAFTVKIEALK, from the coding sequence ATGTTTAAAAATTCGGCTAGGGGCAGCCTGGGATTTCATTGGAAGGCACGTTATACCGTTTTAAGTATACTTTGGGTGGGATGGCTATTTTCTTTTTTAGATAGAATGGTAGTTAGTATTGCTTTACCATTCATTGGGAGAGAATTCCAGTTGAATGCTGCATCACAAGGGATGATCCTCAGCACTTTTTTTGCAGGCTATGCAATATTTCAAATACCTGGCGGGATGTTAGCTGATAAATTTGGTCCGAGAAGGGTAATGGCTTTTGCTATAGTATGGTGGTCCGTTTTTACAAGTCTCACGGGTATGGTTCTTTCTTATCCGTTGATGTTGATATGCCGATTTGTTTTTGGTATAGGTGAAGGTTGTTTTCCAGGATCGTCTTTCAAAACAATAGCAATGTATTTTCCGCCGAAGGAAAGAGCAACCGCAACGGCCATTCAAGGTTCTGTCAATGCATTAGGACCGGCAGTTGCTTCGTTAGTTGCGGCTGGAATCATTGCTGCCTTTGGCTGGAATATGGTTTTTATTACTTTGGGTATACCTGGTTTAGTAATTGGATTGGCGATTTGGTTTTACATTAAGGACAACCCTGCTGAGCACCCTCATATTACACCGGAAGAATTATCTGAGCTAAATTTAGTATCTCCAGATGTTTCTAACTCGAATATTAGCTATCAGAAAATAACATTTAAAGAGTTTTTGCAAAAACCGGTTTTGTGGCAAATGCTATTAATTTGGTTTTTATTTGATATTACATTTTGGGGATTTATATCATGGCTACCTTCTTATTTGATGGAAGTACGGGGGTTTTCATTACTTAAGACAGGCTTTTATGGGTCGCTTCCTTTTTTCATTGGAACAATAGGAATGCTGGTCGGTGGTTACTTATCAGACTGTTTTAAGGGAAATAGAAAATGGTTATTTATACCAAGTTCGTTAATGGCAGCCTTTTTTATATATATGACTTTCAGTGTCGCCGCATCGAATATGGTGATTGTTTATCAAAGTGTTGCCGCGTTGTTTATGTTTTTGGCTTATGCTGCATTTTGGGGGCTTGTTGTTGATTCAATTCCAGCGGATATTATGGGAGCGGGTTCGGGAATGGTTAATCTAGGTGGGCAAATAGCAGGGCTTGTCTCTCCTTTTGCTATGGGACATCTGATTGACTTGAATAAAGGATCTTTTGACATGGCATTTGCTTTTTTGGCTATTGCGGCCATCGGATCCGCTGTCGTCGCTTTTACTGTGAAAATAGAGGCACTGAAATAG
- the nifJ gene encoding pyruvate:ferredoxin (flavodoxin) oxidoreductase, with the protein MAKKMKTMDGNQAAAEASYALTEVAIIFPITPSSPMAEGVDEASAHGKKNLFDQPVKVVEMQSEAGASGAVHGSLQAGALTTTYTASQGLLLMIPEMYKMAGNLVPAVFHVTARALASHALSIFGDHQDINACRQTGFTLLCSNDVQEAMDLGYIAHLSAIKSRVPFLHFFDGFRTSHEIQKIEVTPADAIAKLVDHKAIEEFRNRALNPEHPVLRGTAENPDIYFQNREASNPFIEAIPDIVENYFQEFKKITGREYHPFEYYGDAEAENIIVAMGSVCNTTEETIDYLQAKGEKVGLLKVHLYRPFSKKYFFSVLPKSVKKIAVLDRTKEPGATGEPLYLDVLQMFNNETVKPVVVGGRYGLGSKDTTPSHILAVYENLKQSQPKDGFTVGIVDDVTHTSLPIKESVDTTPEGTISCKFWGLGSDGTVGANKTAIKIIGDNTDLYAQGYFEYDSKKSGGTTISHLRFGKKPIKSSYLVSDADYIACHNRSFIYHYHLLKGLKKNGSFVLNCPWTPEELEEHLPALLKRYIAKNNINFYTIDAISIAEEIGLGGRINMVMQAAFFKLANVIPVEEAIRYLKDSIEKMYGKKGANIVEMNQRAVDRGVDGLHQVKVPASWADAKDEDLPVKDEPDFVKNIQRPMASHDGDDLPVSAFVGMEDGTHPLGTTKYEKRGIAVYLPEWQIDKCIQCNQCAYVCPHATVRTFLLDDEERAKAPDTFKTTEPRNKKLQGYHYRIQVAPLDCTGCGNCADICPAPGKALVMKPADHEIEMESENWEFAMKVTEKSGLMEKNTLFGSQLAKPLLEFNGACPGCGETPYIRLLTQLYGERMLIANATGCSSIWGGSSPSIPYTTNADGKGPAWMNPLFEDNAEFGYGMYLGSKQIREKLADLMHQGLKSSISENVKQSFQEWLDNMDNGAGSRKAADRVIEELKKETVSGNPILSEIMARKDYLVKPSVWILGGDGFAYDIGYNGLDHVIASGDDVNIFIMDTEVYSNTGGQASKATPTAAIAKFAAAGKKVRKKDLGLMATTYGYVYVAQIAMGANMNQTLKAITEAESYKGPSLIIAYASCVNHGIKTGMGTSMFQMKKAVEAGYWHLWRHDPRLKEQGKNPFMLDSKEPTASFQDFLKGEIRYSSLKTTFPEIADGMFAAAEKHAQEKYRTLKRIAEMQY; encoded by the coding sequence ATGGCAAAAAAAATGAAAACAATGGATGGCAATCAGGCGGCTGCTGAGGCCTCTTACGCCCTTACCGAGGTTGCAATCATTTTCCCGATTACACCCTCATCGCCGATGGCTGAAGGAGTTGATGAAGCATCAGCTCACGGTAAAAAGAACTTGTTTGACCAACCTGTAAAAGTTGTAGAGATGCAATCTGAGGCGGGTGCCTCCGGAGCAGTTCACGGTTCACTTCAGGCAGGAGCTCTTACAACAACCTATACTGCTTCCCAAGGGTTACTCTTAATGATTCCTGAAATGTATAAAATGGCAGGTAATCTGGTACCAGCAGTTTTTCATGTAACCGCCCGTGCCCTAGCATCTCATGCCTTGTCAATTTTCGGTGATCACCAAGATATTAATGCCTGCCGTCAAACTGGTTTTACCTTACTTTGTTCTAACGATGTCCAAGAAGCGATGGATCTTGGCTACATTGCCCATCTTTCCGCAATCAAGTCTAGGGTACCATTCTTACATTTCTTTGACGGATTTAGAACATCTCATGAAATCCAGAAAATTGAAGTAACACCCGCTGATGCGATTGCGAAACTTGTCGATCATAAAGCAATTGAAGAATTTAGAAACCGGGCCTTAAATCCCGAACACCCTGTATTAAGGGGCACTGCGGAAAACCCAGATATTTATTTCCAAAATCGGGAGGCATCTAATCCTTTTATTGAAGCCATTCCTGATATTGTGGAAAACTACTTCCAAGAATTTAAGAAAATTACGGGGCGTGAATACCATCCCTTCGAGTATTATGGGGATGCTGAAGCCGAGAATATAATCGTGGCCATGGGCTCAGTTTGCAACACAACGGAAGAAACGATTGATTACCTGCAGGCAAAAGGCGAAAAGGTTGGACTTCTCAAAGTTCACTTATACCGCCCGTTTTCCAAGAAATATTTCTTTTCAGTTTTACCAAAGTCTGTAAAGAAGATTGCTGTCCTGGACCGCACCAAAGAACCTGGAGCAACTGGTGAACCGCTCTATCTTGATGTGCTTCAGATGTTTAATAATGAGACCGTTAAACCAGTGGTAGTTGGCGGGAGATACGGCCTTGGATCTAAAGATACCACACCCAGCCACATCCTTGCTGTTTATGAGAATCTGAAACAAAGCCAACCTAAAGATGGCTTCACAGTTGGAATCGTTGACGATGTCACCCATACCTCACTGCCGATAAAAGAGTCGGTAGATACTACTCCGGAAGGCACGATAAGTTGTAAATTCTGGGGTCTTGGATCTGATGGTACTGTTGGCGCCAATAAAACAGCGATCAAAATTATCGGTGACAATACCGACCTTTATGCACAGGGATACTTTGAATACGACAGTAAGAAATCCGGCGGTACAACAATATCTCATTTACGCTTTGGCAAAAAACCAATTAAATCTTCCTATTTAGTATCCGATGCTGACTATATTGCCTGCCACAACCGGTCATTCATTTATCATTACCACCTGCTCAAAGGGCTTAAGAAGAATGGTAGCTTTGTACTTAACTGCCCCTGGACGCCAGAAGAACTGGAAGAACATCTACCAGCCCTCTTGAAACGCTATATCGCGAAAAATAATATCAACTTCTATACCATAGATGCCATATCCATTGCCGAAGAAATTGGTCTCGGTGGCCGCATTAATATGGTCATGCAGGCAGCTTTCTTTAAACTAGCGAACGTCATACCCGTCGAAGAAGCCATTAGGTACCTAAAGGATTCCATCGAAAAAATGTATGGAAAAAAAGGCGCTAATATTGTTGAGATGAACCAAAGGGCTGTTGACCGCGGCGTCGATGGATTGCACCAGGTTAAAGTTCCTGCCTCCTGGGCTGATGCAAAAGATGAAGATTTGCCCGTAAAAGATGAACCTGATTTCGTTAAAAACATTCAACGTCCCATGGCCAGCCACGATGGAGACGACCTTCCGGTCAGCGCCTTTGTCGGCATGGAGGATGGAACACATCCTCTTGGCACAACAAAATACGAAAAAAGAGGAATTGCCGTTTATCTTCCTGAATGGCAAATTGATAAATGTATTCAATGTAATCAATGTGCCTATGTATGTCCCCATGCGACTGTTCGAACTTTCCTATTGGATGATGAAGAACGGGCAAAAGCTCCTGATACTTTTAAGACTACGGAACCAAGAAACAAGAAACTCCAAGGATATCATTACCGTATTCAAGTTGCTCCCCTTGATTGTACCGGATGCGGTAACTGCGCCGATATCTGTCCGGCACCGGGAAAAGCGCTTGTTATGAAGCCGGCCGACCATGAAATTGAGATGGAATCAGAAAACTGGGAATTTGCTATGAAGGTAACGGAAAAATCCGGTTTAATGGAGAAAAATACACTCTTTGGCAGCCAGCTTGCCAAACCTCTCCTTGAATTTAACGGCGCTTGCCCCGGCTGCGGAGAAACTCCCTATATCAGACTTCTCACACAATTATATGGCGAGCGTATGCTGATCGCCAACGCTACAGGCTGTTCTTCGATCTGGGGCGGCAGTTCTCCCTCCATTCCTTATACAACAAATGCTGACGGAAAAGGACCAGCCTGGATGAATCCGCTCTTCGAAGATAATGCCGAATTCGGCTACGGTATGTACCTCGGCTCAAAACAAATTCGCGAAAAACTTGCCGATCTCATGCACCAAGGGTTAAAAAGTTCGATCAGCGAAAACGTAAAGCAGTCCTTCCAGGAATGGCTTGACAATATGGACAATGGTGCGGGGTCTAGAAAAGCTGCAGACCGCGTAATTGAAGAGTTGAAAAAGGAAACCGTATCCGGCAACCCAATTCTATCAGAGATTATGGCCCGAAAAGATTATCTCGTGAAACCTTCCGTTTGGATTCTCGGCGGAGATGGCTTTGCTTACGACATTGGTTATAACGGATTGGACCATGTCATCGCCAGTGGAGACGATGTAAACATTTTTATTATGGACACAGAGGTTTATTCTAACACAGGCGGTCAAGCTTCAAAGGCTACGCCGACAGCAGCTATTGCCAAGTTCGCGGCAGCCGGGAAGAAAGTTCGCAAAAAGGATCTCGGGCTTATGGCTACAACATACGGCTATGTCTATGTCGCCCAAATTGCCATGGGGGCCAATATGAATCAAACCCTCAAAGCCATTACTGAGGCAGAAAGTTACAAAGGCCCCTCTCTCATTATTGCCTATGCTTCTTGCGTAAACCATGGGATTAAAACCGGTATGGGCACGAGTATGTTTCAGATGAAAAAAGCCGTTGAAGCAGGATATTGGCATCTATGGCGTCATGATCCCCGTCTTAAAGAGCAAGGCAAAAATCCTTTCATGCTGGATTCTAAAGAACCGACAGCCTCCTTCCAAGATTTCTTAAAGGGCGAAATTCGCTACTCATCACTTAAGACGACCTTCCCAGAAATTGCGGATGGGATGTTTGCAGCTGCAGAAAAACATGCCCAGGAAAAATATCGTACCCTAAAGCGTATCGCAGAAATGCAGTATTAA
- a CDS encoding CBO0543 family protein: MNLIFAILYIVATYKWGDWRNWQRYYPTILFYGFGDILAFSLFYQQPLWLYFTPGLPHLFHELFVVIVMYSCGVILYLSNYPKALVAQCLYILFWASLYTFLEWFAIKTGNFIHLNGWSLTWSFLFYMIMFPTFQLHQKRPLLALCILFGGLALLLYLFRVPIELVK, from the coding sequence ATGAATTTAATTTTTGCAATCCTATATATAGTCGCCACCTATAAATGGGGTGATTGGCGAAATTGGCAACGCTACTATCCAACGATACTGTTCTATGGGTTTGGCGATATCTTAGCTTTTTCTCTTTTTTATCAGCAACCTTTATGGCTATATTTCACGCCAGGCCTGCCGCACTTGTTCCATGAGTTATTTGTCGTTATTGTCATGTATTCTTGTGGGGTCATCCTTTATTTATCTAATTATCCTAAAGCGCTAGTTGCCCAGTGCCTGTACATATTGTTTTGGGCGAGTCTATACACTTTCTTGGAATGGTTTGCCATTAAAACGGGTAATTTTATCCATCTAAACGGGTGGTCGTTAACTTGGTCTTTCCTATTTTACATGATTATGTTTCCCACATTCCAATTACATCAAAAAAGGCCATTGCTGGCCTTATGTATTTTGTTTGGCGGTCTTGCATTACTCCTTTACTTATTTCGCGTACCCATTGAGCTTGTTAAATAG
- a CDS encoding DUF3787 domain-containing protein, giving the protein MTENRSKEKFLANSIERHETAAWRGHIESTKPESNVPIPSEESVIEAREWVNTNSLS; this is encoded by the coding sequence ATGACTGAAAATCGTTCAAAAGAAAAGTTCTTAGCAAATTCCATCGAGCGGCATGAAACCGCGGCTTGGCGTGGGCATATCGAAAGTACGAAGCCTGAGTCAAATGTTCCGATTCCCAGTGAAGAGTCCGTGATTGAGGCTAGGGAATGGGTAAATACAAACTCCTTGTCGTAA